In the Pseudomonas sp. ADAK2 genome, one interval contains:
- a CDS encoding nuclear transport factor 2 family protein, producing the protein MSDFLRRFARQFADLNKDNLQRLDELYTDDVQFTDPLHEVQGLNQLRSYFAELYANVSELRFDFHSFDQIAEGEGYLRWVMSYRHPRLAGGQLIRVDGCSHLLWHDKVYRHRDYFDAGALLYEHLPVLGRAIAWLKRRMG; encoded by the coding sequence CCGGCAGTTTGCGGACTTGAACAAAGACAATCTGCAACGCCTCGATGAGTTGTACACCGACGATGTGCAGTTCACCGACCCGCTGCATGAAGTACAGGGCTTAAACCAGTTACGCAGCTATTTCGCCGAGCTGTATGCCAACGTCAGCGAACTGCGTTTCGATTTTCACAGCTTCGACCAGATCGCTGAAGGCGAAGGATATCTGCGCTGGGTCATGAGCTACCGCCATCCGCGCCTGGCCGGTGGCCAGTTGATTCGGGTCGACGGCTGCTCGCACCTGCTCTGGCATGACAAGGTTTATCGCCACCGGGATTATTTCGATGCCGGGGCGCTGCTTTACGAACATCTACCCGTATTGGGCCGGGCGATTGCCTGGCTGAAAAGGAGAATGGGATGA
- a CDS encoding SDR family NAD(P)-dependent oxidoreductase, with translation MSLTPPRRYWLTGASSGIGAALAEEILKTGAHLAVSARSVVPLKILSQRYPGQVMVVAGDLTNSQTVREIGERIAEDWGSLDTVILNAGTCEYVDAKQFDASIVEHVVRTNLLASSYCIEAALPLLRAGIAPHLVGVASSVTYLPLPRAEAYGASKAGLRYLFESLRIDLAPEGIEVTVVSPGFVDTPLTEKNDFPMPLSWPVDKAARHIFAKLKNRPLEIAFPALFMAALWPLSKMPNQIKLAIGKRMVRSNPPIKDQP, from the coding sequence ATGAGCCTTACACCTCCACGGCGATATTGGTTGACGGGCGCCAGCAGCGGCATTGGTGCCGCACTGGCCGAAGAAATATTGAAAACCGGCGCGCATCTGGCGGTCAGTGCACGCTCGGTGGTGCCGCTCAAAATCCTCTCCCAGCGCTATCCGGGACAAGTGATGGTGGTGGCCGGCGACTTGACCAATAGCCAGACCGTACGTGAAATCGGCGAGCGGATCGCCGAAGACTGGGGCTCGCTGGACACGGTGATCCTCAACGCCGGCACCTGCGAATACGTCGATGCCAAGCAATTCGATGCGTCGATTGTCGAGCACGTGGTGCGCACCAACCTGCTTGCCAGCAGCTATTGCATCGAAGCCGCCCTGCCGTTACTGCGGGCGGGCATCGCGCCGCATCTGGTGGGTGTGGCCAGTTCGGTGACCTACCTGCCATTGCCACGCGCCGAAGCCTATGGCGCCTCCAAGGCCGGGTTGCGTTACCTGTTCGAATCCTTGCGCATCGACCTGGCGCCGGAAGGTATTGAAGTCACCGTGGTCAGCCCGGGGTTTGTCGACACGCCGCTGACCGAGAAAAACGATTTCCCGATGCCGCTCAGTTGGCCTGTGGATAAAGCCGCGCGGCACATCTTCGCCAAACTCAAGAATCGGCCATTGGAAATTGCCTTCCCGGCGCTGTTCATGGCCGCCCTGTGGCCACTGTCGAAAATGCCCAATCAGATAAAACTGGCGATCGGCAAGCGCATGGTGCGCAGCAACCCGCCGATCAAGGATCAACCGTGA